From Balneolales bacterium ANBcel1:
ACCCCGTTTACTGCTGATTGCTTCTTTCACTGTTCTGATCACTCTCGGCGGTTTCCTTGATGAGTCCGTCGCCGGTGCATCCAAGGGCGAATACTTCCCTGGGCGCATTATCGTCAAGCTGGAGGACGCCCGCTCCTTTCAGAAACATTTTTTGGAATCCGAATCAGCGAAAAAAACCGGGAAGAGCACCGGTGCCGCTACATGGGATCTTCGTCCGGGGGACGATCCCGCCTCCATCCTTGACCGGTACATGCGCGAGCAGGGCGTCGTTCGGATGAACCCGGTCTTCCGGGATGGCGCTTCGGCCCGCGCCAAGAGCGTATCGAACTCCGTTACCGACGCCGCAAGGCTGGCGGAGCTTGCCGAGGGTTTTGAACGTACTTTCACCATCACATACGCTTCCGGAAAAGACCCCCTGGAACTGTCGCAAGAGCTGAGCCGACTGCCGGGCGTGGAGTACGCCGAACCGCATTTTGTCTACACCGTGCAGCAGCAGGGCTATGTGCCCAACGATACCTTCATCGGCACACAAGGACATGACTACTTCGCCTATCTGAACTTTTTCCGTGCCTGGGAAGTCACACAAGGCTCACCGGATGTTGTCATCGCCATCATCGACAGCGGGGTATACTATGAACACCCCGACCTGATCGGCAAACTCTGGCGAAACCCCGAACCCGGCCGGGCCGCCGAATTCTTCTCGCAGCTTGACTGGGAAATCGAAAACGACACCATCGGCTGGAATTTCTGGGAGGCCGGCGACGTGTTTGAAGGCGAGGACCCCGTGCAGAACGCGAACCCAATCGGCAACTACTCCACCCACGGCACACACGTTGCCGGAATTGCAGCCGCCGACACCGATAACGGCAGAGGTATTGCCGGAACCGGATTCCATACGCAGTTCATGCCGATCAAGGCAGGCGGCACCCGCCTGTATCCCAACAGCATCGGATACGGCTTGCACGGTATTATCTATGCCGCTCTGAACGATGCCGATATTATCAACTGCAGTTTCGGCGGCACGCAGTTTTCCCAGTTCGGCAGAGATGCCGTTGATTTCGCCACGGCAAGCGGCTCGCTGGTGGTGGCCGCATCCGGCAACAACGGCAGTGACCTTCCCTTCTATCCCGCAGCCTACGAAAACGCCCTGTCCGTAGGGTCGGTCACCAACAGTTACAATGACGACATCTCCAACTTTTCCAACTACGGGTTGTATGTGGATGTCTTTGCACCGGGTCAGCAGATGCTCAGCACCTATTTTGAGTACAACGAAAACACGGTGGAATGGGATCCCGCGTATGTGCGCAGCACCGGCACCTCCATGGCCGCACCGGTTGTCAGCGGTCTGGCCGCCTTGATCAAGGCGGAATACCCGGACTGGTCGCCCCAGCGAATCGCCCGGCAAATCCGCAGCAACGCTCGCTCTATTGCCGGCGCCAATACCGAACCACGTTTCGAGCACCGCCTTGGGAAGGGGCTCATCGACGCCTATGCCGCCCTCACCAACATCAACCCGGGAATCCAAATCCTGGACCTGGTCTTCGAGAATGAAGAGGGCGAGAAGATCAACATCGGCGAAAGCGGGGTTGTGCGGCTGAGCGCCATTAACCATGGAGCCCCCACTTCCGGCATCGACCTGAGGCTCGAGGCGCTTGAACAGGGAATCACGGTGGAACAGTCTTCCCTCGGCGGCGATCCGGCCGGTACCGGAGAAACGTTCGAAATACGGTTCGATATCGAAATCGAGACCGGCTTTCAACTTCGAACCCCCGATGAGTTGCCCCTTTTTCGCCTCGACATGCAGGATGCGTCTTTTGGTTACAGCGACTTTTTCATGTTCGAGTACGAGCGGCTGTTTTTCGATGTTTTCGATGTCAATACCATTCGGGCTTCCCTCTCATCCGACGGCACCATCGGCTTCATTGATGCGTTGACCTCCAGCGGTGGCATCGGCTTTATCCCCGGCGGCTATGATAATGTGCTATATGAGGGCGGCCTGATGATTTCGGGCGAGCTGTTGCTGTCGGATTCCACAGAGCCGATCATCATCAACCAGGTGCGCAGTACAACGGAAATCACCCGGCATTTTCGTCCGGTCGACAATTTCCGCTACACCCGACAGGAAATCGGTGTAAACGAGACCCGGCTGGAAGGCCGCGCCTCTTTCATCTCCAGCGACCATCCGCTGGCCGATGCCGTATCGGTTGAAAAACGCGCATACGCTTTAGATGGAGCCGGCTTGGATCGCTCCATGTTTGTGATTTACGAAATCACCAACTCCGGAAACGCTACCATCGAAAATGTGTATGCCGGCCTGTTCAACGATTGGGACATCCGGACATTTGACAACGACAATACCGCATATATCGCGGAAGACAGTCTGATCTACGCGTACGATTCTTCGGGGCCGCCTTATGTCACCGCCGCCAACCTCGGACCGGTCTCCAGCGCGTTTGCCATCGACAACAACTCCACCATGACGTTGCGGGAAGCCAGAACACGGCAGGACAGCCTTCGATTCGGCATCAATTACAACGAAAGACAGCAGGCTTTTGACGGGTTTACCGATGCGGAGAAACGACTGGCGCTGGCCGCAGGAGCCGAACGTACCAACATACAAAACGCCGATATTTCGGTGGTGAATGCCAGCGGACCCTATTACCTTCCTCCGTTCGGAACCATAGAAGTGGGCTTTGTCTACGCCTGGGGAGAAAGTGTAGACGAGTTGCGCCAGGAGGTCGGTCGTGCGCGCACCTACTACATGGAGGAGCTGTTCCAGGAACCGGAACGGCCGGAACAGCTTGCGCTCTCCCAGAACTACCCCAATCCGTTCAACCATACAACGTTAATCCGGTACGAACTGCCGGAACCGGCTCATGTGGAACTGGCTGTGTACAATCTTATGGGGCAACGGGTAAGGACTCTCGTAGACAGGCGCGTGGAGCAGCCAACCAATCTGGTGCCTTTCAGCGGAGATCGACTGGCAAGCGGCATCTACATCGCGGCATTGCGCGTAAACGGACAGACCCGGACCATCAAAATGACCCTTATCAAATAGGAGGGTCACCCCAGGTCCTGGTCAATCTGGAAAATCCGTGCCATTTCCCGGACTTCGCGGGAATGCTCCAGACGCAAGTTTCGGCGCTCTTCGGCTTTCTGATAGCGTTTTTTCTCAAATGCGCTCTCCGGAACAATTTCGGGTACCAGAACGGTCTTCCCGTCGGCGTCCACTGCCACAAACGAATAAAACGAGGTGGTGCAAAGACGCTTGCTGCCGGTTCTCAGATTCTCCGCCCAAACGCGCATGGCCAGCTCCATGGACGTTCGGAACGCCCTGGTAACCTCCCCTTCAATAACCACAACTTCTCCCAGCTCCACCGCGCTCACAAACTCGACACTGTCAACCGCCACCGTCACCACGTTCCGGTTGCAATGCCTCTGGGCGGATATGGCCGCGCAGATATCCATCCACTGCATAAGCTTGCCGCCCATCAGCTTGCCAAGCGGATTCGTGTCGTTTGGCATCACCAGCTCGTTCATCCTCACACGGGAGCCGGCCACTGTTTTCCTTTTTGAATTACTCATGTTTCCGTTTCACTTTCCATTGACAATAAATTCCATTCGAATCGGTTTTTCAGCAGGTACTCAGTGCCGGGCCGTCCGAAATCATTTCCGCTCACATAATACCAAAAGCTGAACCCTCGTGCACCGTTTAAGTTACCGAACCGGCGGCATTTTTTTCATCGTAGCGCGTGGTTTCAAGTCCGCTTTGCCTAACGGCAACAGGCACTGCTGATGAACACCAATACGATAACTCAATGCGTTTAAAAGCCCCGGCGCAATATGTCACATAGAGGCTCTCTTTGTATCAAACAGAGCGGTTTCATAACTTTGATGTTTTCAGAAAATCCAAACGCCTTTTTAATTTTTTTTTGCACAATGACCGCAGACCAGAACAATCCCAGCCTGGAAATCAGGCCCCTCAAGATCAGCGACTTCAAGGCCGTGAAAGCCCTGCAGCTCAAATGCTTTCCGGAAATGGAGCCCTATGGCTACAACCATTTCCGTTCCCAGCTCAAACACTTCCAGGAAGGCCAGGTCGGTGTGTTTTTTGAAGGGGAACTGATCGGTTCCAGCAACAGTTTGATTCTTGATCTGGATGAATATTCTGCCGATCACACCTGGGAGGAGATCGCCGACGATGGCTACATCCGCAACCACGATCCCGAAGGGGACACCCTGTACGGCATCGAGGTGATGGTCGATCCCAACTATCGCGATATGAAGATCGGCCGCCGGATTTATGAAGAACGGATGGAATTGTGCCGCAGGTTGAACCTGCGCCGGATTCTGGTCGGCGGACGGCTGCCCAACTATCACAAGCACCAGGAGAAGATGGATATCTACTCGTACGTCCGTTCGGTCATGAGCAAAAAGATCTATGACCCGGTCCTTACCTTCCAGCTTCAAAACGACTTTGTGGTGAAGCGTATCATCAAAGGGTACCTCAAGGAGGATATCGATTCTTCCGGATATGCGGCATTGCTGGAGTGGACCAACTTCGAGTATCAGTCGGAGGTGCCCAAACAGCGCATCACCTCCATGCCGGTGCGTATCTGCTGTGTGCAATATCAGATGCGGAAAATCCAGTCTTTCGAAGATTTTGCCACGCAGGTGGAATACTTTGTGGATGTGGCCTCCGACTACAAATCCGATTTTGTGCTGTTTCCGGAGCTGCTCACCACACAGCTGCTCAGCTTCGAAGAAGAGAAACGGCCCGGTCTGGCTTCTCGCAAACTGGCTAACTACACCGACCAGTATGTGGAGTTCTTCCGCGACATGGCACTGAGCTACAACGTCAATATCATTGGCGGGTCACATTTTACGCTGGAACAGGACAACGTGTTCAACGTCTCCTATCTGTTCCGGCGCGACGGCACCTACGAAAAACAGTATAAAATCCACATCACCCCGGATGAAAGCCTCTGGTGGGGAGTGCAGGCCGGTTCCATCCCCAAGGTATTCGACACCGATCGCGGCAAAATCGCCATCAACGTCTGTTATGATGTCGAGTTCCCCGAGATGGCGCGCTACGCGGTGGATAACGGTGCCAACATCCTCTTTGTTCCGTTCTGCACCGATGAGCGCCACGGGTTCACGAGGGTTCGCACTTGCGCCCAGGCCCGTGCCATAGAAAACCAGATCTATGTCGCCATGGCGGGCACAACCGGCAACATCCCCTCGGTGGAAAACATGGCGATCCAGTATGCCCAATCCGCCATCTTCACCCCTTCCGATTTTCCGTTCAGCAGAGACGGTATCGCCGCGCTATCCGACGAAAACACCGAAATGGTGGTGCTGGCCGATGTGGATACCGAAGTGCTGCGCCGATCCCGGCACTCGGGTACCGTTATGCCGTTGAAAGACCGTCGCGGTGACCTTTACAGTGTACAGTTCAGGGACCTTCCCGAGTACAGCCGGCTTTCACCCGACGATCCCGCATTTGAACCCGACGACAACGACATCGATGAGGATTTTGAGTAGATCCCGGGCAGAAGGCAATCTCCAGGAAAAAACGTCCGACGAATTTGTTATCGCAACCCGTTTAACCAAATGTACTTATGGTCAGCATCATAGGCGCCGGCCCCATAGGCCTGGCTTGTGGCATCGCACTTAAAAACCGGGGTATCCCCTTCCGGATTATCGATAAAGGATGTCTGGTCGATTCCATCTTTCACTATCCGACCAACATGACGTTTTTCTCGACTTCCGACCGGCTCGAGATTGGCGGCGTTCCCTTCATATCACACGGGATGAAGCCGACCCGCCGGGAAGCCCTCGAATACTACCGAAGAGTCGCGGAGAGTTACAAGTTACCGCTTCACCTGTACGAAGAGGTAAAAGAGGTACGCGGCAGGGACGGGGATTTTATCGTGTCCACCGACAAGGGGGAGTACACAAGTGATAAAGTCATCGTCGCCAGCGGTTTCTACGGACGACCGCACCGCATGAATGTGCCCGGCGAAGACCTCCCGAAAGTAAAGCATTATTACGATGAGCCCCACCCCTACGCCATGAAGAAGGTTCTTGTTGTTGGTGCCGGGAATTCGGCGGTGGATGTGGCTCTCGAAACCTATCGATGCGGATCGGAGGTGAACATGGTGATTCGCGAACCGCACATAAAGGAAACCGTCAAATACTGGGTGAAACCGGATATTGAGAACCGGATCCGGGAGGGGGCGATCCGGGCATGGTTCAACTCCGAGGTTCTGGAGATCGGGCCGAAGGAGGTGGTTATCCGTACCCCTGAGGGGATCCGCAGCCTTGAAAACGATTTTGTACTGGCCATGACCGGCTACGAGCCCGATTTCGGCCTGCTGAAACGAATCGGAATAACTTTTGACGGTGCCGACCACATTCCCCGATATGACGAAAAAACTCAGGAGAGCAATGTGCCGGGCGTCTACCTGGCAGGGGTGGTTTGCGGCGGACTCAATACCAGCAAATGGTTTATTGAGAACGCCCGGGCGCATGCCGACGCCATCTCTGATGATATCGTGACATCACTGGCTGAAGGCAACTGAAGGCAAAAAAAAAGGGGTAAGCGATCTGCATCGCACCGCTACAACCTCCGGCCGCTGCTACCTTCCGGTCCTGACGGAGTTGAGAGGGAGCTGGTCGTGCAGGACTTACCCCATACTCTGAAAACGAAAAAAGGGTCATAACTTCGTATGAACCCTTCATTTTTTCTGAGTGGAGCTACGGGGATTCGAACCCCGGACCTCTTGCATGCCATGCAAGCGCTCTAGCCAGCTGAGCTATAGCCCCGATACAAAACGGCTTGAATACAGAAGTTTAATATAACAAAACTATCCGGCTCTTTCAATAATCAAAAATAAAGCTGCTGAAGGAAATTATTATTGCCGGACTCTTCGGTCATGTATTAATTCGCCTTGTTTCGTTGTATATTTTACGAACCCCGGCTTGGGGCACATCAACGGATTTATATCAACCTCAGAACGGAGAACTCCTGTGAGACTTTCAATCCATACCACAACTATTTTGCTGCTTTTCTTTGCCCTGGCATTGACACAAACCGGCTGCCGGTCGACCGAGGAGATTACGGATACCGAAGTCGTCGATACCGACGGCGATGGTGTGCCCGATCATGTGGAGCGGGCTATTGGCACGGACCCTCAAAACCCGGACACCGATGGCGACGGCCTGACTGACGGTCAGGAGCTGTACGAATACAACACCGACCCTCTGGTTGCCGATACTGATGGCGACGGTTTGTCCGATGGAGACGAGGTGCTGGTTTACGGAACCGATCCGCTGAACCCGGATACCGACGGCGACGGCCTTTCCGACGGAGATGAAGTGCTGCGCTACCGCACCGATCCCCTGAATCCCGACAGCGATGGTGACGGCCTGAGCGACTACGATGAAATTTATGTCTACGGTACCGATCCCAACAATCCGGACACCGATGGTGACGGCTTTACCGACGGGCAGGAGATTGCCATGGGCACCGATCCGCTCGATCCCACCGATCCGCCCTACATCGAAGAGCTTCATGCCATCCATTTCGCCTTTGATCGTTCGAATATCGACGATCGGGCTGCACGCAGGCTTAGTGAAAATGTCACACTCCTGCAGGATAATCCGAATTACCGGGTCAGAGTGGACGCGTATACCGATCAGGTGGGCGGGGATCAGTACAACCTGCGCCTGAGCCAGAGGAGAGCCAATGCCGTGGTTACGTTCTACACGGAAAACGGCATCTCCGAAGATCGTATCGATTCGCGCGGACTTGGCAAGGTTTCGGTTTCTGCATGTCTGGAACAGGGGCTTGACGGGCCGGGTTGCCGGGAAGACCGTCGCGCCGAGACCATACCGCTGCATCCGTTTCCGCAACGCCCGGAAGCTCGCAGATAAGCCGGAACTTTGTGCTCCGGCTTGAAAGCACAGGCAAGGCTCATTGGCGCTGACATCAGTTGACACCTGATTGTCAGCGAATGACCACCAGCTTGCCAACGCCACGCTGATCGTTTTGATCATCGACCGAAACGATGATGTAGACTCCGGTGGCCACACGGTCGCCGTTATAATCGCGGACATCCCACTCCACACGGCCGCCTTGCGACTCCATACGTCGAACCAGGCGGCCGTCTACGGTCAGTATCCGAATAGTGGTACGTTCCGAAAGGCGGTCGATCACCACTCGTTCCATATCTTCACGCTCATAAGAGAACGGATTCGGATAGACGAACAGGTCTTTCATTTCCGCAACACTGCCCCGGACCACATCCACATAGCTGACCAGTCCCAGATCCGTGGCAATAAAGATCCTGCCCGTTTCCGAGTCGTAGGCTAGCGACTGGATCGTATTGGAGATCAGCGGACTGTTCTCGGTCGTGAAGTTTCTTACCGGTCGGTGCCGGCCGCCGTCTTCTTCAATGAGCCAGAGGCCCTCGCCGTCCGTGCCGATCCATTTCTGGTTGGCAGAATTTACTACGATACTGGTAACCGGGGTTGTACGCAGTAAAAACGGTGAATCTGCCGTTTCGTCGGCATTCAGAATCAGGGTGGCCTGCCGGTCATTGGCACTTCCGTCGATAATACGCTGAGGAAAAGGAAAGCGGGCGAGTCCGCGCTGGGTACCGACCCAAATCTCCCCGCGCCGGTCCTGCACCACCGTATTCACCTCCATGTGAGGCAGGTTGCCGCTGCCGGGATTGTCGGTAAGAAGTACGCCGTCGCTGATCCTGTTATCCTCCACCCGCTTGACCACCAGGCCACGGCCGGCACGGCGGTCATTTTTAACCGTCAACCAAAGCTGGCCGTAGGAGTCCGCCGTCACCCTGTCGTAAAATTCTGTTCCTGACAAAGACTGAAATCTGGGAAAAGCCGTCCACTCTTCGTTTTCCGGCTTAAAGCGGAACAGCGAGGTAACCGTATTCTCCCAGTTTGCCATCCATAGATGACCGTTGCGATCGGTGTCCAGGCCGCTGGCGACTATAAACGCGGAGCCGGGGCTAATACCTTCAAGAGGGGAATTCCAGCTGTCCCAGATCGTGATTTCATCCGTCTCTCTGTTATGCTGGGCGACTCCTCTTCCCCATGAACCGAAGAAAAAATAATCGCCGGATGCCGCTGTTGTGTACACGCTGTTAAAATTCCTTTGCTGCAACACCGGATGAGTCAGGTTGTTAAAGCTGAACCATTCCCCGTCCCGAAACAGATAGTACCCGGTCTGTGTCGTACCGGCACCCCTCGACCCCCACAAATTGTTGGATCCAGAAGCCAAAATACCGTTGCTTACGATAACGTCGGAAAAACTGTTCATGTAAGGCCCTTCCGGAAGAAAGCCGGCGACATGGGTTCCGTCGTACAGATCCAGTGCCAAAACTCCCATGTTGGTTGTCCCGACAAGCAGTCGGCTCCGGGCGTCATCCACCGCCACGGTATTGACAGGCTGTCCTGCTTCATCCACCGAAAAAAACGATTCGGATTGATCCGGATAGCGGACCATAACCTGCTGTTCGTTCCAGGCAACCAGATAGTTACCGTCGGTGGAGGTGGAAATATGGCGAATCCGTGCGTCTTCAAAAAAAGGTGCCGGCGACCAGTCAGTTCCATCAAACCGCATGATTACATCCCCCATAAGAGCCAGCACATCCCCCCTGTAGTGGGCCAGCGCGGTAACGTTGCCACCAAAGCCGGCCTCCGTGCCGTACGAAGTCCAGTAGTCGGGTACCACCAGATCGCCGGAAGCGGCATTGGCTACAGCAACCCCTTCGGGAGTAGCCGCGAAAAACACCTGCTGATGTACCATGACATCATTCACCCTGGTGCCGGATGAAAAATCCCCCAAATTGGAATAGGTGTCCAGTGTAATTTCGCGCCGCGGTTCGAATACAACAATACCGAAATCGGTTGCGATGACCACCTCCTCCCCGAATGTTCGTATTCGATTGATCCCGCGCGGACTAAACCGGGAAGCCCTAAAAATATCCGTGTACTGAAAAAAACGCTCGCTTTGCCTGTCGTATGACTCAAACATGCCGTCGTTGTACCCGAGCCACACAAGGCGGTTTTCGGAGTCGAAGTGGATAGTGGCGGGATTGATCCGATGCATCCCCTCGGTGGGAGCCAGCGATCCCGCGATATCATCGCCTTCCACCCAGAATATCCCCCCTTCGCTGACCGCCCAGAACCGGCCGTCTTCCTCTACTCTGACATCAAGAACCGTGGACTGGGAGCTGAACGACTGCCATGTGCCGATGGGTTGGGCGGGCGCCGTTGACACCTGTACAAGAAGCGTCATCACAGTGGCGGGCAGCATTGCGGCTAACAGCAGAGTGGCAAGTCGAAAGTATTTCATGGAGATGCTTTTTGGAGGAGAAAACGATTCCTAATATAACGGGATGATCTGAAAAATCATTGCGGGGAGGGATGGTGCCCGGCCCGGGGAATCCACAGCCCGGTTTTAGTGGCAAGGCGCTGTCCGCAGCCTGTTGTGTCGCCGGAACTGGCAACGTACCGGCACCACAAAAGGCTACTCTGTATCTTGGAAATAGTGTAATTTGCGGCCATCCATTCAAACCATCGCTACCGAGTCTACAGAAAATCATGGCACGGGTTCTTTATACACTTCTTGCCCTTTTTCTACTTTTTCTGTTCTGGCTGTTTCGGCCAGGACTCACTCCCCCCGATGTTTCGGTTCCTGAAGAGCTACCCGAGCTCACCTTCCAGGTTGATCAGGTGGATCGGGAAATTCAGAGGAGGGAGGAAAGGGCCGGCCGGTTGAGGCCCGGCAATGAGGCGCGGGTGGTATGGTACGAACCCTTGCGGGGACAGACGGCGCAATGCGCAGTCCTCTACATCCATGGGTTTACCGCAAGCTATATGGAGGGCTATCCGCTCCATGAACAAACGGCGGAGGCGCTTGGCTGCCACCTTTATGTCGCCCGGCTGCACGGACACGGAATGGATACCGACGCTCCCCTTGCCGACATGCAGCCCGACTCTCTGCTGGCAGATGCCGTTCATGCGCTTGCCGT
This genomic window contains:
- a CDS encoding OmpA family protein, which codes for MRLSIHTTTILLLFFALALTQTGCRSTEEITDTEVVDTDGDGVPDHVERAIGTDPQNPDTDGDGLTDGQELYEYNTDPLVADTDGDGLSDGDEVLVYGTDPLNPDTDGDGLSDGDEVLRYRTDPLNPDSDGDGLSDYDEIYVYGTDPNNPDTDGDGFTDGQEIAMGTDPLDPTDPPYIEELHAIHFAFDRSNIDDRAARRLSENVTLLQDNPNYRVRVDAYTDQVGGDQYNLRLSQRRANAVVTFYTENGISEDRIDSRGLGKVSVSACLEQGLDGPGCREDRRAETIPLHPFPQRPEARR
- a CDS encoding GNAT family N-acetyltransferase; protein product: MTADQNNPSLEIRPLKISDFKAVKALQLKCFPEMEPYGYNHFRSQLKHFQEGQVGVFFEGELIGSSNSLILDLDEYSADHTWEEIADDGYIRNHDPEGDTLYGIEVMVDPNYRDMKIGRRIYEERMELCRRLNLRRILVGGRLPNYHKHQEKMDIYSYVRSVMSKKIYDPVLTFQLQNDFVVKRIIKGYLKEDIDSSGYAALLEWTNFEYQSEVPKQRITSMPVRICCVQYQMRKIQSFEDFATQVEYFVDVASDYKSDFVLFPELLTTQLLSFEEEKRPGLASRKLANYTDQYVEFFRDMALSYNVNIIGGSHFTLEQDNVFNVSYLFRRDGTYEKQYKIHITPDESLWWGVQAGSIPKVFDTDRGKIAINVCYDVEFPEMARYAVDNGANILFVPFCTDERHGFTRVRTCAQARAIENQIYVAMAGTTGNIPSVENMAIQYAQSAIFTPSDFPFSRDGIAALSDENTEMVVLADVDTEVLRRSRHSGTVMPLKDRRGDLYSVQFRDLPEYSRLSPDDPAFEPDDNDIDEDFE
- a CDS encoding two-component regulator propeller domain-containing protein; the protein is MKYFRLATLLLAAMLPATVMTLLVQVSTAPAQPIGTWQSFSSQSTVLDVRVEEDGRFWAVSEGGIFWVEGDDIAGSLAPTEGMHRINPATIHFDSENRLVWLGYNDGMFESYDRQSERFFQYTDIFRASRFSPRGINRIRTFGEEVVIATDFGIVVFEPRREITLDTYSNLGDFSSGTRVNDVMVHQQVFFAATPEGVAVANAASGDLVVPDYWTSYGTEAGFGGNVTALAHYRGDVLALMGDVIMRFDGTDWSPAPFFEDARIRHISTSTDGNYLVAWNEQQVMVRYPDQSESFFSVDEAGQPVNTVAVDDARSRLLVGTTNMGVLALDLYDGTHVAGFLPEGPYMNSFSDVIVSNGILASGSNNLWGSRGAGTTQTGYYLFRDGEWFSFNNLTHPVLQQRNFNSVYTTAASGDYFFFGSWGRGVAQHNRETDEITIWDSWNSPLEGISPGSAFIVASGLDTDRNGHLWMANWENTVTSLFRFKPENEEWTAFPRFQSLSGTEFYDRVTADSYGQLWLTVKNDRRAGRGLVVKRVEDNRISDGVLLTDNPGSGNLPHMEVNTVVQDRRGEIWVGTQRGLARFPFPQRIIDGSANDRQATLILNADETADSPFLLRTTPVTSIVVNSANQKWIGTDGEGLWLIEEDGGRHRPVRNFTTENSPLISNTIQSLAYDSETGRIFIATDLGLVSYVDVVRGSVAEMKDLFVYPNPFSYEREDMERVVIDRLSERTTIRILTVDGRLVRRMESQGGRVEWDVRDYNGDRVATGVYIIVSVDDQNDQRGVGKLVVIR
- a CDS encoding YpdA family putative bacillithiol disulfide reductase; this encodes MVSIIGAGPIGLACGIALKNRGIPFRIIDKGCLVDSIFHYPTNMTFFSTSDRLEIGGVPFISHGMKPTRREALEYYRRVAESYKLPLHLYEEVKEVRGRDGDFIVSTDKGEYTSDKVIVASGFYGRPHRMNVPGEDLPKVKHYYDEPHPYAMKKVLVVGAGNSAVDVALETYRCGSEVNMVIREPHIKETVKYWVKPDIENRIREGAIRAWFNSEVLEIGPKEVVIRTPEGIRSLENDFVLAMTGYEPDFGLLKRIGITFDGADHIPRYDEKTQESNVPGVYLAGVVCGGLNTSKWFIENARAHADAISDDIVTSLAEGN
- a CDS encoding S8 family peptidase, which produces MKPRLLLIASFTVLITLGGFLDESVAGASKGEYFPGRIIVKLEDARSFQKHFLESESAKKTGKSTGAATWDLRPGDDPASILDRYMREQGVVRMNPVFRDGASARAKSVSNSVTDAARLAELAEGFERTFTITYASGKDPLELSQELSRLPGVEYAEPHFVYTVQQQGYVPNDTFIGTQGHDYFAYLNFFRAWEVTQGSPDVVIAIIDSGVYYEHPDLIGKLWRNPEPGRAAEFFSQLDWEIENDTIGWNFWEAGDVFEGEDPVQNANPIGNYSTHGTHVAGIAAADTDNGRGIAGTGFHTQFMPIKAGGTRLYPNSIGYGLHGIIYAALNDADIINCSFGGTQFSQFGRDAVDFATASGSLVVAASGNNGSDLPFYPAAYENALSVGSVTNSYNDDISNFSNYGLYVDVFAPGQQMLSTYFEYNENTVEWDPAYVRSTGTSMAAPVVSGLAALIKAEYPDWSPQRIARQIRSNARSIAGANTEPRFEHRLGKGLIDAYAALTNINPGIQILDLVFENEEGEKINIGESGVVRLSAINHGAPTSGIDLRLEALEQGITVEQSSLGGDPAGTGETFEIRFDIEIETGFQLRTPDELPLFRLDMQDASFGYSDFFMFEYERLFFDVFDVNTIRASLSSDGTIGFIDALTSSGGIGFIPGGYDNVLYEGGLMISGELLLSDSTEPIIINQVRSTTEITRHFRPVDNFRYTRQEIGVNETRLEGRASFISSDHPLADAVSVEKRAYALDGAGLDRSMFVIYEITNSGNATIENVYAGLFNDWDIRTFDNDNTAYIAEDSLIYAYDSSGPPYVTAANLGPVSSAFAIDNNSTMTLREARTRQDSLRFGINYNERQQAFDGFTDAEKRLALAAGAERTNIQNADISVVNASGPYYLPPFGTIEVGFVYAWGESVDELRQEVGRARTYYMEELFQEPERPEQLALSQNYPNPFNHTTLIRYELPEPAHVELAVYNLMGQRVRTLVDRRVEQPTNLVPFSGDRLASGIYIAALRVNGQTRTIKMTLIK
- a CDS encoding acyl-CoA thioesterase, whose product is MSNSKRKTVAGSRVRMNELVMPNDTNPLGKLMGGKLMQWMDICAAISAQRHCNRNVVTVAVDSVEFVSAVELGEVVVIEGEVTRAFRTSMELAMRVWAENLRTGSKRLCTTSFYSFVAVDADGKTVLVPEIVPESAFEKKRYQKAEERRNLRLEHSREVREMARIFQIDQDLG